The genomic interval ATTCGTGGTATACTCGATGGGGATCTTCCCCCTCCCGCGCACTGCGACTGCGCACCGTCTGGTTCCGTTACGGACGGCGTGCCTTCCAGCGCCGTGCCTGTTTCGGGGCTGACTGAGGAGTTCAATGGTCACGAGCTACACCGCCGAATCGATCACCGTCCTTGAGGGGCTGGAGGCCGTCCGCAAGCGGCCCGGGATGTACATCGGGTCGACCGGGCCGCGCGGCCTGCACCATCTCGTCTACGAGGTCGTCGACAACGCCGTCGACGAGGCCCTGGCCGGCTACTGCACGAGGATCGACATCACCTTGACCGCCGACGGCGGGGTCAGGGTGGTCGACGACGGCCGCGGCATCCCGGTCGACGAGCACCCGGTCGAGCACCGGCCGGCGCTCGAGGTGGTCATGACCCAGCTGCACGCCGGGGGCAAGTTCGGGGGCGACTCCTACGCCGTCTCCGGCGGCCTCCACGGGGTGGGCGTGTCGGTGGTCAACGCCCTCTCCAAGCGGCTCGACGTCGAGGTCGTCCGCGACGGCTGGCGTCACCGCCAGTCGTACGAGCGGGGCCTGCCCACCGCTCCGCTGGAGCGGGTCGGCAAGGCCAGGAGCCACGGCTCCACGGTGGCCTTCTGGCCCGACCCGGACATCTTCGAGGAGATCGAGTTCCGCTTCGAGACCCTCTCCAACCGCATGCGGGAGATGGCCTTCCTCAACGCTGGGCTGCGCATCACCCTCACCGACGAGCGGGACGAGGGGAAGTCGGAGGTCTACCAGTACGCCGGCGGCATCCGCGACTTCGTGGCCCACATCAACGCCTCCAAGGAGCCGGTCCACCCGCAGATCATCTACTTCGAGGGCAAGGCGAACTCCCACTACGCGGAGGTCGCCATGCAGTGGAACTCGAGCTACAACGACGCCGTCTCGACCTTCGCCAACACCATCAACACCCACGAGGGCGGGACCCACGAGGAGGGCTTCCGGGCCGCGCTGACCACGACCATCAACCGCTACGCCCGGGCCAGCGCCCTGCTCAAGGAGAAGGACCCCAACCTGAGCGGCGACGACGTCCGCGAGGGCCTGACCGCGATCGTGTCGGTGAAGCTGCGCGAGCCCCAGTTCGAGGGCCAGACCAAGACCAAGCTCGGCAACACCGACATCAAGGGGTTCGTCCAGCAGACCACCAACGTGGCCCTGGCCGAGTGGTTCGAGGAGCACGGCCCCCAGGCCAAGGCGATCGTCGTCAAGTGCATCCAGGCCGCCCGGGCCCGCATGGCGGCCCGCAACGCCCGCGAGCTGACCCGGCGCAAGTCCCTGCTGGAGTCGTCCTCGCTCCCCGGCAAGCTGGCCGACTGCTCCTCGCGCGACCCGCGCCAGGCGGAGCTGTTCATCGTCGAGGGCAACTCGGCCGGAGGCTCGGCCAAGGAGGCCCGCAACCGCACCTTCCAGGCCATCCTGCCCATCCGCGGCAAGATCCTGAACGTCGAGAAGGCGCGGCTGGACCAGGCGCTCAAGAACGTCGAGATCCAGTCCATCATCACGGCCATGGGCACCGGCATCGGCGAGGACTTCGACCTCACCAAGGCCCGCTACAACAAGATCGTGCTCATGGCCGACGCCGACGTGGACGGCTCCCACATCCGGACCCTGCTGCTGACCTTCCTGTTCCGGTTCCTGCGCGGGCTGGTCGAGTCCGGGTTCGTGTACATCGCCCAGCCGCCGCTCTACAAGATCAAGTACGGCCGCGGCGACAACGACGTCTTCTACGCCTACACCGAGGCCGAGCGCGAGCAGTGGTTCAAGCGCAACCCGGCCAAGAGCAGGAACGTCAAGCCGCAGCGGTACAAGGGTCTGGGCGAGATGAACGCCGAGGAGCTGTGGGAGACCACCATGGACCCGGAGCGGCGCACCCTGCTCCAGGTCGGGCTCGAGGACGCCGCCATCGCCGACGAGATCTTCACGATCCTGATGGGCGAGAACGTCGAGTACCGCCGCAACTTCATCCAGCGCAACGCCAAGGACGTCCGCTTCCTGGACATCTGATGGCCGCACCACGCTTCACCGGAGAAGGGAACAACCACCGTGCCTGACGCACGACGGATCGAGCCGATCGAGATCGAAGAGGAGATGCAGCGGTCGTTCCTCGACTACGCGATGAGCGTGATCGTGGCCCGGGCGCTGCCGGACGTGCGGGACGGGCTCAAGCCGGTGCACCGGCGCATCCTCTGGGGGGCCAACGAGGAGGGCGTGCGGCCCCCGAACGGCCGCCGCAAGTCGGCCTACATCGTCGGCTCGGTGCTGGGCAAGTACCACCCGCACAGCGACACCGCCGTCTACGACGCCATGGTCCGCCTCGGCCAGGACTTCGCCTCCCGCTATCCCCTGATCGACGGCCAGGGCAACTTCGGCACCGCCGACGGGGACGAGCCGGCGGCCATGCGCTACACCGAGGCCCGCCTGAACGCCCTGGCCATGGAGCTGCTGCGTGACATCGACAAGGAGACCGTCGACTTCACGCCCAACTACGACAACGAGAGCCAGGAGCCGGTGGTCCTGCCCGCCCGGTTCCCCAACCTGCTGGCCAACGGGTCGGAGGGCATCGCCGTCGGCATGGCGACCAAGATCCCGCCCCACAACCTGGGTGAGGTCATCGACGCCACCGTCGCGCTGATCGACAACCCGGAGCTGACCAGCGAGGAGCTGCTGCGCTGGGTCAAGGGCCCCGACTTCCCCACCGGGGCGTCGATCATGGGCACCGCCGGGATCCGCGACGCCTACACCACCGGCCGCGGCTCGATCCGGGTCCGCTCCAAGGTCCGCATCGAGGAGAACAACCGCGGCGGCCAGCGCATCGTGGTCACCGAGCTGCCCTACCAGGTCTCCGGCGACCGCCTGCTGATCCGCATCCGCGACCTGGTCCGCGAGGGCCGGCTGAACGGCATCGTCGACATCGCGAATGAGTCCAACAAGGAAGGCACCCGCCTGGTCATCGAGTGCCGCCGCGACGCCGTCCCCCAGGTCGTCCTCAACCAGCTCTACAAGCACACCCAGCTCCAGGACAGCTTCGGGGTCATCATGCTGGCCCTGGTCGACGGCGTGCCCCGGGTGCTCAACCTGGCCGACATGCTGTCGCACTACGTCGCCCACCAGGTCACCGTCGTCGTCCGCCGGACCCGCTACGAGCTGCGCAAGGCCCAGGAGCGGGCCCACGTCCTCGAGGGCCTGCTGGTCGCCCTCGACCACCTGGACGAGGTCATCAACCTGATCCGCAACGCCGAGTCGGCCGACACCGCCCGGACCCAGCTGATGGCGCGCTACAGCCTCAGCGAGATCCAGGCCACGGCCATCCTGGACATGCAGCTGCGCCGGCTGGCCGCCCTGGAGCGCCGCAAGCTCCAGGAGGAGTACGCCGAGCTGCAGGCCCGGATCCGCAAGCTCCAGGCCATCCTCGACGACCCCTCCAAGGTGCGCGGCATCGTCAAGGAGGAGCTGCTCGACATCAAGCGCCGCTTCGCCGACGCCCGCCGCACCGAGATCCGCCCCGACGAGGGCGAGCTGTCCATCGAGGACCTGATCGCGGCCGAGCCGGTGGTGGTCACCGTCACCCGGACCGGCTACGTGAAGCGGGTCGCCCTCGGCGACTACCGGGCCCAGAACCGGGGCGGCCGGGGGGTGCGGGGAGCCAACCTCAAAGAGGACGACATCGTCCAGTTCCTGGCCATCACCAACACCCACCACTGGGTGCTGTTCTTCACCAACAAGGGCCGGGTCTACCGGGTGAAGGTGCACGAGCTGCCCGAGGCGGCCAAGAACGCCCGCGGCACCTACGTGGCCAACGTGCCAGGTGCGACCTTCCAGCCGGATGAGAAGATCGCCGCAGTGCTCGACCTGGACGACTACGACGATGGTAAGTTCCTCGTCCTGGGAACCAAGGACGGCATGGTCAAGAAGACCGCCCTGAACGAGTACGACTCGCCCAGGGTGGGGTTGATCGCCATCAACCTGCGAGGCGACGATGAGCTCATCGGGGTCAAGCTCACCTCGGGCGAGGACGATCTCCTGTTCATCTCGCGCAAGGCCATGGCCGTGCGCTTCAGCGAGGCCCACGTGCGCCCGATGGGAAGGCAGACCAGCGGCGTGACCGCCATGCGGCTGCGACGCGGAGACCAGGTGCTGGCCATGGAGGTGGTCCGCTCGAACGCCGACCTGCTGGTCGTCACCGACGCCGGCTTCGGCAAGCGCACCCCGCTGGAGCAGTACGCCCGCAAGGGCCGGGGCATCCAGGGCGTCAAGACCGCCGAGCTGACCGAGGCCCGCGGGTTCCTCGCCGGCGCCCTGGTCGTGCAGGACGAGGACGACATCTTCCTCATCACCGACACCGGGCAGATCATCCGGACGCGCGTCAACGAGGTCCGTCGGGCTGGCAGGGCCACCCAAGGTGTGCGCATCATGCGACTCGCGAGGACCAGCGGCCGGGTCGCCGCGGTGGCGCCGGTCGTCAAGGACGAGGAGTAGCCAATGTCCAGCCAGATCCCGCAGGTGACGACGCGGCCGTTGCCCCGCCAGGCGGCCCCCGCCATGGCGCCGGCCGTCGACCGGCGGGCACGGCTGGTCCTGCGCCGCCTCGACCCCTGGTCGGTGCTGAAGTTCTCCGTCGTCTTCTACTTCTGCCTGATGCTGATCAGCCTGCTGGTGTTCGCGGTCATCTGGTTCGTGCTGGTCAACATGGGCGTGTTCACGTCCCTGACCGACTTCGCGGGCAACTTCAACCTCGAGGTGGCCTTCCCGGCGGGGACCGTGTTCCGCTGGTACACCTTCATCGGGCTGCTCGGCGTGGTCGTCTGGAGCATCGTCACCGTGCTCCTGACCCTGCTGTTCAACCTGGTGAACGACGTGACCGGTGGGATCGAGGTCGTTCTGGCCGAGCGGGAGCAGCGCCCCGCCGGTTCCTGACCTCCCCACGGTCCCGGGCCCCGCGCGGCTGCCGCTGGTCGGCGGGCCGACCTTGGCGCTGGCGCGGCTGGCGGCGGTCGAGCTCGGCGCTCAGCTGGTCACGGCGGCCCTCCCAGCGTTCGGCGACCTCCTCGACGGTGCCGCGCAGCGCCTCGAGCCGGTCCAGCTCCCCCGGTCCCGAGCCCTGGGCGGCCCGGGCGGCGCGGGGGCCCTTGGCCCGGAGGCCCTCGATCTCCTGGTCGAGGTCGCGGGCCAGCCGCCGTAGGTCGAACAGGGCCTGGGTGAGCACCCGCCTGGCCGCGGCCAGCTCGCGCGCCCCCGGCGAGGCCTGGTCGCCGACGGCCTGGACCAGCGCCCGCCCGGCCGCCAGCTCCTGGCGCCGCAGCGCCTGCTCGTAGTCCCGCGCACTCCGCTTGCGCTCCGGCGCCACCGCTCCACTCCTCGCTTCCTCCGACCGGCTCTCGCCAGCGACAGCGTAGCCAGCCGGGGACCGTTCGAGTACCCGAATTCCTGACGATCACGCCGCTCGCTGGAACTGTCAGCAACAGGACGGTTGCCGTGCCCGATCGTCCATATACTCCTGCCATGGCGACATGTCCCAACTGCGAGACCGACCTGGTCGAGGGGGCCAGGTTCTGTCCCGGGTGCGGCCGGCCGGTCGGCCGGCTCTCCGGCCAGGAGTTCCGGATCGTCACGGTCGTCTTCTGCGACGTGGTCAAGTCGACCGAGCTGGAGCGTGAGCTCGACCCGCAGCCCATGCAGCGGCTCCTGGCCCGCTACGGCGAGGCTGTCCGCCGGGCCCTCGGCGGCCGGGGGGCCAGCGTCGGCAAGCGCCACGGCGACGGCTTCATGGCCGCCTTCGGCGTCCCCGAGCTGCACGAGGACGACGCCCTGCGGGCCGTGCGGGCGGCCGCCGAGCTCCGCGCCGTCCTCGACGAGCTGGCCAAGGAGGTGCGCCAGCAGCGCGGCCTGGAGTTCCACGTCCGGCTGGGCATCAACACCGGCAACGTGCTCGTCGTCCGCGATGCCGACACCCTGGAGGAGGAGCTCACCGGCACCGCCGTGAACCTGGCCAAGCGGTTCGAGGAGGCGGCCGCGGCCGGGGAGATCCTGCTCGGCGAGGAGACCTACCGGCTGGTCGCCGACGCGGTCAAGGCCGAGCCGGCCGGGCCCCTGACGGTCAAGGGCGCCGACGAGCCGCAGGAGGTCTGGCGGCTGCTGGAGGTCCTGCCCGACCGCCTCGGCCGGGCCCGCCGGGCGATGGCACCCATGGTCGGCCGCGGTCGCGAGCAGGAGCTGCTGCTGCGGCTGTTCCAGCGGGCGGCCGCCGAGGGCACCTGCCACCTGGTCACCGTCCTCGGCTCGGCCGGGGTCGGGAAGTCGCGGCTGGTCGACGAGTTCGTTGGCGGCCTCGGCAACCAGGCGGCCGTCCTGCGCGGTCACTGTCCCGCCTTCGGGGACAGCGTGACCATGTGGCCGATGGTCGAGGTGGTCCGCCAGGCGGCCGGGATCGCCTCCGACGAGTCGCCCGAGGACGCCCGGGCCAAGCTGGCCGAGCTGGTCGGCGCCGAGGAGCGGGCCACGCTCGTCACCGAGCGGATCGCCCAGCTGCTCGGCTTCGGCCGCCAGGACGCCGGGCTGCCCGAGGGCACCTTCTGGGCGCTGCAGCGGCTGCTGGAGACCCTGGCCCGCCGCCGGCCGCTGGTGCTGGTCGTCGACGACCTCCAGTGGGCCGACCCGATCCTGCTCGACGCCGTCGAGCACATCGCCGAGCACGCCGACGCGCCGCTGGTGCTGCTCTGCATGGCCCGGCCGGACGAGCTGTTCGCCCACCGCCAGCACTGGCCGGGGGGCAAGGCGAACGCGCTGTCGTTCCTGCTCTCCCCCCTGCCCGAGCGGGAGGGCGAGCAGCTGGTCGTGCACCTGCTCGGCGGCCGGGTCGACCAGGCCGTCCAGGCCCACATCAACGAATGGGCCCAGGGCTTCCCGCTGCTGGTCGAGGAGCTGGTCAGCAACCTCCGGGACGAAGGCTGGCTGCGGACGGCCGACGGCCGCTGGACCCTCCAGGTGGAGTCCGAGGAGGCGGCCGACCGGCGGGCCAGGTCGGTGCCGACCTCCATCCACACCCTGCTGCTGGCCCGGCTCGACCGGCTCGGCCCCCGCGGCCGGATGGTGATCGAGCCGGCGGCCGTGGTCGGCCAGCAGTTCCACCTCGGCGACGTCGAGGCGCTCCATCCCGACGTGGCCCCGGCCGAGCTCGACGCCGGCCTGCGGGAGCTGGTCCGCCTCGACCTGATCCGGGCCGACCACGGCCCGACCGCGGCCCCGCTGCCGCCCAACAGCGGGCCCGGCTACCGGTTCCGGCACGCCACCATCAAGACGGTCGCCTACGAGCGGCTGCCCGACGACCGCCGGGCCGAGCTGCACGAGCGCTACGCCGACTGGCTGGAGCGCGAGACCGAGAACCGGCGCAGCCAGTTCGACGAGATCGTCGGCCACCACTTCTGGGAGGCCTACCGGTACACGAACCGGTTGGAGCCGGGCGGCGAACGGGCCGCCGAGCTGGCCAGGCGGGCCGGCGAGCGCTACGCCGCCGCCGGGCAGCGGGCCGCCGTCCGCGGCGACACGCGGCTGGTCCAGGCCTGGCTGGGCCGGGCGTCCCGGCTGCTGCCAGCCGACCACCCGCTCCGGCTGGCCGCCCTGCCCCCGCTGGCCGAGGCCCTGCAGAGCAACGGCCGGCTCACGGAGGCGACCAGGGCGTACCAGGAGCTGACCCGGTCGGCGACGGCGGTCGGCAACGAGGGCCTGGCCCTGCACGCCACCATCGGCCGGCTCGGCATCACCGCCGTCCACGACCCGCGGCAGTTCCTCCGGGAGGGCCGCGACGAGGTCGAGCTGGCCATCGCCGCCTTCGAGCGCCTCGGCGACCGCCTCGGCCTGGCCAAGGCCTGGCATCTGCTCGCCTACCTGGACTGGACCCGGGGGCGCCTCACCCAGGCCGAGGCCGCGGCCGAGCGGGCCCGGACCCTGGCCCGGGAGGCGAAGGACCCGGGCTGGGAGGCCAACGCCATCGGCATGCACTGCCTGACCCTCTACTGGGGGCCGCTGCCGCTCGACGTCGTGGAGCGGCGCGGCCGCGAGGCGCTGGCCGAGGCCGAGCGCAGCGGCGTCGCCAGCCTGGCCGCGACCGCCTACCGGGTGCTGGCCCGGGTGGCGGTCCACCGGGGCGACCTGGACGAGGCCAGGCGGTTCGTGGAGGCGGCCACGGCCATCACCAAGGAGGAGGGCTCGCTGCTGCCCCGGGCGGTGGACTGCATCTCGCGGGCCATGGTGGAGCTGCTGGCCGGCGACCTGGCCGCGGCCGAGGAGGTGCTGCGCGGCGGCTACCGGCAGCTCGAGGAGATGGGCGGCACCGGGCCGCGGGTCAATGTGGCCACGCTGCTGGCCAGGGTGCGGCTGCTGCGGGGTCGCAACGACGACGCCGAGGAGCTCACCCGCATCTGCGAGCGCCTGGCCGCCCCCGACCAGGCCGACGCCCAGGTCAAGTGGCGGTCGATCCGGGCCATCGCCATCGCCCGCCGGGGCGAGCCGGGGGAGGCCGAGCGCCTGGCCAGGGAGGCCGTCTACCTGGCCGGCAAGACCGACCAGCTCGACTCCCGGGCCGAGGCCCACGTCGACCTGGCCGAGGTGCTGCTGCTCGGCGGCCGCGGCCGCGAGGCCGAGCACGAGATCGAGCGGGCCATCGCCCTGTTCCAGGAGAAGGGCAACGAGGTCGGGGAACGCACCGCCCGCCGCCTCCGGTCCAGGACTCGCAGCTGACGGCGTCGACGGCTTGGAGCCGGCCTTCGGCCGACGGCCATCAGACTCCGACCGGCGGAGCCGCCGGTCGGGCTAGCGCGTCTCCCACCTGGAGCTGGCCAGGGTGGCCAGGGCGTAGATCCGCACGGGCACCAGCAGGACCACGTGGAGCGGCCCGTACAGCAGCAGGAACGCCGTGCTGGCCCCATGGGCGAGCAGGAACGCGGCCGTCAGCGTCACCATGGCCAGGGCCAGGGTGAGGTCGGTGGCCAGCAGCTCCCAGCCGACGAGCAGCCCCTCCCCCGCCAGCAGCACCAGGGCGGCGGCCAGGAGCAGCGGCAGCAGCGCCCGGGCGAGCACGTCGAGGGCCAGATAAGGGTGGCGGGAGCGGATGCCGGCGACCGTCCAGCGCAGCTCCCGGTAGAAGCTGCGGTTCCAGCGCAGCTGCTGGCGCAGGTACTGCCGCAGCGACCGGGGCACCCAGGTGCTGGCGATGGCCCGCGGCTCGAACACCACCTGGCGGCCGGTGGCCAGGACCAGGTTGGTCAGGTGCAGGTCGTCGCCGTTGGTACAGCGGACGCCGGCGAAGGTCTGGGTCAGGTACCGGGGCCACAGCTCGGCCAGCAGGCTGCGGCGGTAGACGGCGAACGGCCCCGAGCAGCACAGCAGCGAGGTGAAGAACCCCTGGGCGGGCCGCTCCACCTGGAAGCGGAGCCGGTAGCGGTGGTGGATCAGCCGGGTGAGGAGGTTGGTGGGGGCGTTCAGCACCCCGACGCTGCCCGACACGGCCCCCACCTGGGGGTCCTGGAAGCGGGCGGCGGCCTGCCGGACGGCGTCGGGGGCAAGGACGGTGTCGGAGTCCATCAGCACGACCAGGGCACCGCCCCCCCGCCGGACCCCCTCGTCCTGGGCGGCCCGCTTGCCGGTGTTGCGGTCCAGTAGCCGGACCGTCCAGCCCTGGTCGGCCCAGCGCTCGTAGACGCCCGCGAGCAGGTCCCGGTTGCGGGACCCGTCGTCGACCAGCCAGACGCGCAGCGGGCCCGGGTAGTCCTGGGCGGCCACCGAGCGGCAGCACGCCTCCAGAAGCCCCGGGTCCTCGTTGAAGCAGGGGATGACCACGTCGACCGCCGGCCACCCGGCCGGGTCCTGGGCCTGTGCCGGCCCGGCCCGGCGCTGGCGGCTGCGCCGCGCGTACAGGCGCTCGAGGCTGGAATGCAGCAGGACGAGCGTGATGTAGGCGACGAAGACGGCCCGTAGGGTGCCCACGACCAGCTGGTCCACCATCACCGGCCTGGTTGGATCCGGGGTGAATGTCTTGCTCTACCGCGATGCCCCACTCAAGAAACGATAGCTGCCGGCCGCGTGGGTGTCAGGAAGCTGACACCCGGCCCGTCGTGTGGGCGACAGTGCCGCCGGGTCGCGGGTGGGCATCCTTGCCAGACGGGAGGCCGCGGGCCACCGCCCGGCGGGCCGTTCCGACGGAGGTGTCGATGCGTCTGCGCCACCGCCTGCTGCTCGGGCTGCTGATGGCGGCCCTGGCCGCCGCCGTGCCCGCCAACCGCTGGCTGCTGGTCTATGCCGCCGTGGCGCTGGTGGCGCTGGTGCCCAGGGGCCCGCTACTCGTCCAGCCAGTTGTGGAGGGACAGGCCGCCGTCCACGGGCAGGTTCTGGCCGGTGATGTAGCCCGACCAGGCGTCGCTGAGCAGGAACAGGGCGACCCGGGCGACGTCGGCCGGGACGCCAGCCTGGCCGAGGGGGATCCGCGGGCGCAGGCGCTCGTACTTCGCCACCTGCTCCGGGGTGGTGGTGTCCTCCGCCGTTCGGATCCAGCCAGGTGAGATCGCGTTCACCCGGATCCGGTGCTTGCCGAGCTGCTTGGCCATCGCCTTCATCAGCATCGACACGCCGGCCTTGCTGACGCTGTAGTGCGCTTCGCGGGCGACGAACCGGTCGTGCCGCGAGGAGATGAACAGGATCGACCCGCGCGGCCCCGGCACCCGGTCGGGCGTGCGTGCCTGGGCCTCGATCAGCCCCTCCACCAGCCGCCTGGTGAACAGCCACGGGCCCTTCAGGTTGGTCCCGAACACCAGGTCGAGCTCTTCGGACCCGACCTCCATGACCCCGTGGGGGGTGGTGATGCCGACGTTGTTGACCAGCAGCTCCACCGGCCCGCCGGCGAGGATCTCGTCGGCCAGGGCGACCACGTCCTCGCCGTACAGGTCGGCCTCCATGACCTGGCACGACTCGGTCCGGAACACGCTCTTGACCAGGCTGTCCTTGTCGATCACGGTGACGTCGGCCCCGGCCATGATCAGCCACTTGGCGATCGCCTCGCCGATGCCACGGGCCGCCCCCGTGACCACGGCGCGCCGTTCACGCAGGTCCGGAAGGAGCTCCACCACCGGCAGCCCGGCCATCGCCTGAGCCGGATCGTCGTGACCGTTCGCCTGCACGCGCGGCTGACCTCCCCACCTTGACGGGTGCGTGCCGCCCATCCAAGAGCCTTCGCGGCGGCCGCGCTGTCACCTGGCTGACACAACAGAGAAGTTCTACCGCTCGGCGAGGCGTTCCAACCGTCTCCGGTCGAGGATCTCGATCCGGCGCCCGTCGGCCCGGATGTAGCCGTGGGACTCGAGCGACCGCAGCGCCTGGTTCACCGTCTGCCGGGCCCCGTTGACCATGCTGGCCAGCTCCGCCTGGGTCACCTGCCGGGTCTGGGCGGGGGCCCCGTTGCCGTCGCCGGCCAGCACCAGCAGCTGCCGCGCCACCCGTCCCTGCAGGTCAAGGAAGGCCAGGTCGCTGATCTGGCGGGTGGTGCGGCGGACGATCGTGCCCAGGGTCCGCAGCAGCGCCTCGGCCACCTGGTCCTCGGCCCGCAGCAGGGCCACCAGCTCGGCCCGGGTCACGACCAGCAGGGTGGAGCGCTCGACGGCCTCGGCCGAGGCCGAGCGGGGCCCGCCGTCCAGCAGGGCGACCTCGCCGAAGGTGGCCGGCGGCCGGTGCCGGACCAGCTCCACCATGCCGCCGTCGCGGGAGGAGACGAACAGCTTCACCACGCCCTCGGCGAGGACGTACATGCGGTCGCCCGGCTCGTCCTGCACGAACACGCACTGGCCCCGGTCGACGACCCGCTCGGCGACGTGCCCGGCGATGCGCCGCTGCGTCACCTCGTCGATCCCACCGAACAGCTCGGTCCGCGCCAGGACGGCGGCCCGGTCCTGGAGGTTCACGTCGGCCGGAGATCTTACGACGCGCCGGGCCGCCAGCGTCAGCAAGCTGACACTCCGGCTGTCCGCGGATGGACTGCCGGCCAGCCCGCCGCGCCGGAGACTGCTCGCAGACGAACGCAGGCCGTGACCGGAGGAAGGGAGGGAGCGCCATGCTCCGCATCGTCACCAGATTGACCCTGCTGCTGGTCGCCCTGGCCGCGGCCACCGCCCTGCTGGTCGGCGGGCTGGCGGTGCTGGCCTCGACCGCTCCGGTCGACGCGACCTCGCTCCTCGAGCAGGACCAGGTCGCCACCGTGGAGCGGGCCATCGAGACCCCGGCCCAGGAGTCCTCCGGCCCCGCGGCGCCGCCGGCCGTCGTCCTGATCTTCGCCGCCATCGTGCTGATGGCCGCCCTTCCGCCGATCCACCGGGTCCACGTCTACCACCGGTCCTACCACCGGTCCGACTGGCTCTGAGGACGGGGGAGACGTCCGTCGGGGGAGTCATCCCGCCCCCGGCGGACGTTCGCGTGCGCCGCCCCGGCTACCCGCCGGCCAGGCGGCGCAGCTGCTCGCGGTCGAGGATCTCGAAGGACCGCCCGGCCGAGCGGATGTAGCCGCGCGACTCCAGCGAGCGCAGCGCCTGGTTCACCGTCTGCCGGGCTCCGCCGACCATGGTGGCCAGCTCGACCTGGGTGACCCGCCGGGTCCGGGCCCCGTCCGGCCCGGTCAGGTCGAGCAGCTTGGCCGCCACCCGCCCCTGGAGGCTCAGGAAGGCCAGGTCGCTGATCTGGCGGGTGGTGCGGCGGACCATCGCCCCCAGGGTGCGGAGCAGCGCCTCGGCCACCTGCTCGTCGATGCGCAGCAGCCGCAGCAGCTCCGGGCGGGTCACGACCAGCAGGGTGGAGCGCTCGACGGCCTCGGCCGAGGCCGAGCGGGGCCCGCCGTCCAGCAGCGCCAGCTCGCCGAAGGTGGCCGGGGCGTCGTGGCGGTGCAGCTCCATCAGCTCCCCGTCGCGGGAGCAGACGACCAGCTTCACCGAGCCCTCCAGGAGCACGAACATGGCCTCGCCGGGGTCGTCCTGCCAGAAGACCATCTGGCCCTTGTCGACCACCCGGCGCCCGGCGTGCTCGACCACGGTCAGGCGGGCACGTTGATCGAGTCCCTGGAAGGGCTCGACCCGGCCCAGCAGCATGGCGGCCGTGTTCGCGTCCAACTCCTCACCACCTGACCGGAACGAGCGCGCTCGTCCCAATCCTGGGGGAAAGGCGTGCCGAATGCCAGACTCGGGCGCGTTGACACCGGGGAGGCGCTGCGCTGAACTTTCCCCGCCTTGCATCCGCTCCGGGCAAAGGATCAGCGATGACCACCGAGTCGAACGTTCGGTCCGACCCTCCAGGCACCCCGCCCCGGTCCGGGCTGGACGCCTACTTCAAGATCTCCGAGCGCGGCTCCACGGTCGAACGGGAGATCCGCGGCGGGTTCGCCACCTTCTTCACCATGGCCTACATCGTCGTGCTCAACCCGCTGATCATCGGCGGCGCCGCCGACGTCACCGGCCAGCGCCTCGACCTGGGCCAGCTCACCACCGCGACCGCCCTGGTGGCGGCGGCCATGACGCTGTTCATGGGCGTCTACGGCCGCTACCCGTTCGCGATCGCGGCCGGCCTCGGCCTCAACGCCGTGGTCGCCTTCCAGCTGGCCGCGGAGATGACCTG from Actinomycetota bacterium carries:
- a CDS encoding adenylate/guanylate cyclase domain-containing protein, whose product is MATCPNCETDLVEGARFCPGCGRPVGRLSGQEFRIVTVVFCDVVKSTELERELDPQPMQRLLARYGEAVRRALGGRGASVGKRHGDGFMAAFGVPELHEDDALRAVRAAAELRAVLDELAKEVRQQRGLEFHVRLGINTGNVLVVRDADTLEEELTGTAVNLAKRFEEAAAAGEILLGEETYRLVADAVKAEPAGPLTVKGADEPQEVWRLLEVLPDRLGRARRAMAPMVGRGREQELLLRLFQRAAAEGTCHLVTVLGSAGVGKSRLVDEFVGGLGNQAAVLRGHCPAFGDSVTMWPMVEVVRQAAGIASDESPEDARAKLAELVGAEERATLVTERIAQLLGFGRQDAGLPEGTFWALQRLLETLARRRPLVLVVDDLQWADPILLDAVEHIAEHADAPLVLLCMARPDELFAHRQHWPGGKANALSFLLSPLPEREGEQLVVHLLGGRVDQAVQAHINEWAQGFPLLVEELVSNLRDEGWLRTADGRWTLQVESEEAADRRARSVPTSIHTLLLARLDRLGPRGRMVIEPAAVVGQQFHLGDVEALHPDVAPAELDAGLRELVRLDLIRADHGPTAAPLPPNSGPGYRFRHATIKTVAYERLPDDRRAELHERYADWLERETENRRSQFDEIVGHHFWEAYRYTNRLEPGGERAAELARRAGERYAAAGQRAAVRGDTRLVQAWLGRASRLLPADHPLRLAALPPLAEALQSNGRLTEATRAYQELTRSATAVGNEGLALHATIGRLGITAVHDPRQFLREGRDEVELAIAAFERLGDRLGLAKAWHLLAYLDWTRGRLTQAEAAAERARTLAREAKDPGWEANAIGMHCLTLYWGPLPLDVVERRGREALAEAERSGVASLAATAYRVLARVAVHRGDLDEARRFVEAATAITKEEGSLLPRAVDCISRAMVELLAGDLAAAEEVLRGGYRQLEEMGGTGPRVNVATLLARVRLLRGRNDDAEELTRICERLAAPDQADAQVKWRSIRAIAIARRGEPGEAERLAREAVYLAGKTDQLDSRAEAHVDLAEVLLLGGRGREAEHEIERAIALFQEKGNEVGERTARRLRSRTRS
- a CDS encoding glycosyltransferase family 2 protein; its protein translation is MVDQLVVGTLRAVFVAYITLVLLHSSLERLYARRSRQRRAGPAQAQDPAGWPAVDVVIPCFNEDPGLLEACCRSVAAQDYPGPLRVWLVDDGSRNRDLLAGVYERWADQGWTVRLLDRNTGKRAAQDEGVRRGGGALVVLMDSDTVLAPDAVRQAAARFQDPQVGAVSGSVGVLNAPTNLLTRLIHHRYRLRFQVERPAQGFFTSLLCCSGPFAVYRRSLLAELWPRYLTQTFAGVRCTNGDDLHLTNLVLATGRQVVFEPRAIASTWVPRSLRQYLRQQLRWNRSFYRELRWTVAGIRSRHPYLALDVLARALLPLLLAAALVLLAGEGLLVGWELLATDLTLALAMVTLTAAFLLAHGASTAFLLLYGPLHVVLLVPVRIYALATLASSRWETR
- a CDS encoding SDR family oxidoreductase, with amino-acid sequence MAGLPVVELLPDLRERRAVVTGAARGIGEAIAKWLIMAGADVTVIDKDSLVKSVFRTESCQVMEADLYGEDVVALADEILAGGPVELLVNNVGITTPHGVMEVGSEELDLVFGTNLKGPWLFTRRLVEGLIEAQARTPDRVPGPRGSILFISSRHDRFVAREAHYSVSKAGVSMLMKAMAKQLGKHRIRVNAISPGWIRTAEDTTTPEQVAKYERLRPRIPLGQAGVPADVARVALFLLSDAWSGYITGQNLPVDGGLSLHNWLDE
- a CDS encoding Crp/Fnr family transcriptional regulator, yielding MLTLAARRVVRSPADVNLQDRAAVLARTELFGGIDEVTQRRIAGHVAERVVDRGQCVFVQDEPGDRMYVLAEGVVKLFVSSRDGGMVELVRHRPPATFGEVALLDGGPRSASAEAVERSTLLVVTRAELVALLRAEDQVAEALLRTLGTIVRRTTRQISDLAFLDLQGRVARQLLVLAGDGNGAPAQTRQVTQAELASMVNGARQTVNQALRSLESHGYIRADGRRIEILDRRRLERLAER
- a CDS encoding Crp/Fnr family transcriptional regulator, which codes for MDANTAAMLLGRVEPFQGLDQRARLTVVEHAGRRVVDKGQMVFWQDDPGEAMFVLLEGSVKLVVCSRDGELMELHRHDAPATFGELALLDGGPRSASAEAVERSTLLVVTRPELLRLLRIDEQVAEALLRTLGAMVRRTTRQISDLAFLSLQGRVAAKLLDLTGPDGARTRRVTQVELATMVGGARQTVNQALRSLESRGYIRSAGRSFEILDREQLRRLAGG